Proteins co-encoded in one Hemibagrus wyckioides isolate EC202008001 linkage group LG26, SWU_Hwy_1.0, whole genome shotgun sequence genomic window:
- the kpna3 gene encoding importin subunit alpha-4 yields MAENAGLENHRIKSFKNKGRDVETMRRHRNEVTVELRKNKRDEHLLKKRNVPQDESLEDSDVDADFKGQNVTLDAILQNATSDNAVVQLSAVQAARKLLSSDRNPPIDDLIKSGILPILVKCLERDDNPSLQFEAAWALTNIASGTSAQTQAVVKSNAVPLFLRLLHSPHQNVCEQAVWALGNIIGDGPQCRDYVISLGVVKPLLSFINPSIPITFLRNVTWVIVNLCRNKDPPPPMETVQEILPALCVLIYHTDINILVDTVWALSYLTDGGNEQIQMVIDSGVVPFLVPLLSHQEVKVQTAALRAVGNIVTGTDEQTQVVLNCDVLSHFPNLLSHPKEKINKEAVWFLSNITAGNQQQVQAVIDAGLIPMIIHQLAKGDFGTQKEAAWAISNLTISGRKDQVEYLVQQNVIPPFCNLLSVKDSQVVQVVLDGLKNILIMAGEEASTIAEIIEECGGLEKIENLQQHENEDIYKLAFEIIDQYFSGDDIDEDPSLIPEATQGGTFNFDPTSNLQTKEFKF; encoded by the exons ACTATGCGAAGACATCGTAACGAAGTAACAGTCGAACTGAGAAAG AACAAGAGAGATGAGCACCTACTGAAGAAACGCAACGTTCCACAGGACGAAAGTCTCGAGGACTCCGACGTAGACGCAGACTTCAAGGGG CAAAATGTAACGCTAGATGCCATCTTACAG aATGCCACCAGTGACAACGCAGTAGTACAGCTCAGCGCTGTACAAGCAGCCAG AAAACTACTCTCCAGCGACAGAAACCCTCCCATCGATGACTTGATCAAATCTGGGATCCTACCCATCCTCGTCAAATGCCTGGAGAGGGACGACAA TCCCTCGTTGCAGTTTGAGGCTGCCTGGGCTTTGACTAACATTGCGTCGGGGACCTCGGCACAGACACAGGCTGTGGTCAAATCCA atgctGTTCCCTTGTTTTTGAGACTGCTCCATTCCCCTcatcagaatgtgtgtgagcaGGCCGTGTGGGCACTGGGCAACATCATTG GTGATGGGCCACAGTGTCGAGACTACGTCATTTCACTGGGCGTGGTCAAACCTCTCTTGTCGTTCATCAATCCCTCCATCCCCATCACTTTCCTGAGGAACGTCACCTGGGTTATCGTCAACCTGTGCCGAAACAAAGACCCGCCCCCACCCATGGAAACagtacaggag ATCCTCCCTGCCCTTTGTGTCCTCATATACCACACAGATATAAAT ATTCTTGTAGATACAGTATGGGCTTTATCGTACCTAACAGACGGAGGGAATGAACAGATACAAATGGTCATAGACTCAGGTGTCGTCCCCTTCCTTGTCCCCCTCCTCAGCCACCAAGAGGTCAAAGTTCAG acgGCAGCACTGAGGGCAGTGGGTAACATTGTGACGGGGACGGACGAGCAGACTCAGGTGGTGCTCAACTGTGACGTGCTCTCCCACTTCCCCAATCTGCTCTCACACCCCAAAGAGAAGATCAACAAG GAGGCCGTGTGGTTCCTGTCCAACATCACCGCAGGGAACCAGCAGCAGGTGCAGGCTGTGATAGATGCAGGGCTTATCCCCATGATCATCCACCAGCTGGCCAAG GGAGATTTTGGCACGCAGAAAGAGGCCGCATGGGCCATCAGCAACTTAACAATAAGTGGAAGGAAAGATCAG GTGGAGTACTTGGTGCAGCAGAATGTGATCCCGCCTTTCTGCAACCTGCTCTCGGTGAAGGATTCGCAGGTGGTACAGGTGGTTCTAGACGGGCTGAAGAACATCCTGATCATGGCCGGCGAGGAGGCTAGCACCATCGCTGAGATCATTGAGGAATGCGGAG GACTGGAAAAGATTGAAAACCTGCAGCAACATGAAAATGAAGACATCTACAAGCTAGCGTTTGAAATCATCGATCAGTACTTTTCAGGAGATGat ATCGATGAAGATCCAAGTCTGATCCCTGAAGCCACACAAGGAGGCACATTCAACTTCGACCCGACATCCAACCTCCAAACCAAGGAGTTTAAGTTCTAA